The sequence AGATTGagggaaaaaggcaaaaatcaTTAGAATATAGATAAATGGTTTACAACAATTCCGTGTTGGATATGTATTTGtgactctgtgttttgtgtaacTTTCTATACCATAGTTAAGGGTGGTGCTCCAAAGGCACCAGGATTTGGAGCCCCAAATGCTTCATCAAACTTGTTCTGACTGAGTCCTTGTCCTGAGGCTGGAGCTGAACTGTTTGTGACTGGAGTCGAGGAGAAGGCAGCATCTAGAAGGCTGGGGTTGGGAGTTGAAGCTGGGACAGCAGCAGGAGCTGCGACTGGCTTAGGAGCTAAACAGCCATATGACAGAGGTCACATTTAGGGACATATTTCAAGATCATTCACACATCATGAACttataaaaaaatcacaaggatTACTGCTTTGCCTAGCTGGTAGTTTACCATTTACAGCAGCTGAGATTTGATTGATGTCAAAGTCATCGTGATCTGCAGCTTCCTGAGGCAAGCCCACTTTATTGGAAAAGTACTGATCAAATGCCCCTTCTtcactgctgctctgtgctggAGCAGTGTTGGAGCCCTGCTCCCCTTTCCTTGCTGGGATGGCAGGGGGCTTGGCAAGCTGGAAGTCCTTGAACATGTCCTTTCCAGTCTTCTTCTCTTTATCTCCAAGGGGGTCCAAAGCTGTGAAGGCGTTATTCTCCACCTTTGGGGCCTCCTTAACTGGTGGCCTAGGAGGAGGCCGTGGAGGACCCTGGTGGAACGGGCCTGGCTGGAAGGGATTGGACATGGAGGGCTGACCCCAACCTGGAGCACCAGGTGACACAGGGTGTGAAGACTGACCCCAAGCTTGGGGCGGGGAGACAGGCGTGGCACCAAACTGAGCTGGCACCTGCTGGCCCCAAGCTGTGGGTGATATGGGCAGACCACCAAAGGCAGATGGCTGAGGGTAGGGTTGAGAGCCTGGGAGTGTCACTTGGGGCATGCCTCCTGGCATGGGGAACATGGAGTGTGCAGGGGTAGATGCTCCCCACATGCCTGTGCCAGCAACAGAAGTGGTAGCAGGAGGACCTAACTGAAGATTTCCTGAAGATTAAAAAGTTGGGATAAATattaaaaaggcaaagaaaTCGAAAGACTTAATTTTGTTGACACACAAAGTCTATTTGTGTTGATGCCTCTTTTGATATTTTATCTCCATTGATCATTGTTTCAAGACGCTAGGTTAAACAGTATTACCCAGAGCAGCTATGGAGGAGGCAGCAGTATTTGCAGGTGTACTGTTGAAAAGATCACTTGGAGCTGATGACGCCTCAGTATGAGTAGGAGCAGCAAACAGATCTGCCCCAAACAGGTCACTTGATGTAGACTATtgatggaaaataaaagaaaaatatgaaatgatgGAATCACATTTGCCATAGAGGCACATTTGAAGTAATTTATAGGTAAGGATAATATCTGAGTTAGAAGAATTATTGTACAGCTAGTtatcagcaaaaacaacaaataattgTGATTACCTATGTAAGAAGTAAATACAGTTTATTTAGTTCAACACTGATAAAGATGTGAACATCCCCACTTACCAACTTTTCATTCACTGAAGCATGAATGATATGAGACAGCAGAAGCAGCATAAGCAGAGAtgacacagaggaaacagagtTCATTTTTCAGCAGGACAGGCAAACTGTCCTCCATTCAAGCCAGTTAGTGGAGCATGCGACCACAAGTGCATGCAGTTAGATGCCCATTCACATTAGAGAAAAGATAGAGACAGAATGAATCACACAAGAAGCCCTCAGCTGCAATTCTAATCGACAGGCATTATACCTTAGCTAAACCCAATGCAACCTATGGCACATATCCCCTCAGACAACAGTACGCAATCCTCGTGCTCAGAAAGGGAGATGTTAGGAAACCAATTACAGTTTGGGAGGTGTGCATAAGAAACTCATTCTTATGCATCTGACATGCAGCATTACTATGATGCATCTATCTGTGGAGTTTCACCTTTGCACTTCTTCGACCTCGTCCAACCTTAGAGCTCTGCGGAGGTGGGCTAATGACAACCGAATCCTTGCAACGAGATACTGAGGCTTGTGGGTCATTTGTTATGCCATTAGAAGGGGGGGCATTTTTCAGAGTCATGTCAAAAAACGGGTTTTGGGTAGAGAGAACCGATCCAAAATCACTCCCCTCCAACAAAGTATTCTTGTTCCCCTGAACCATTGTGCCTCCCAGTGGCCACTGGCTGTCACTGAGAGTGAGGGTCATGGTCTTATTGGACAACCCGTTCATCTGCTGACTGAGGTGGTCAGAGTCTCCATTCAGACCACCATTCATGATTGTCTTACTAATGCTGGCAACAGTGCTCTCTAAGCTGTGATTGGTGGTGGTAAGAGAGATCTGAGAATTATGGGGTGCTGATTGGGTGGGTGATTTAGAAAGGGGGTCATCTCTGAATGGGTCAGTGTCTGGGGTTGGAAAGAAGCCAAATGTCGAGGAAAAGGGATTCTCTGTCTGGGGAGATGCCCAAGGGTTAGGGGCACAGGAAGTGTCAAAGGGGTTTCCCTTTATACAATTCTGATTGCTGTCAACTTCAGCGGACAAGTCCAGCAAGAGAATATCATTTGACTCCTGGTTATCATGAGAaggagggtgggagagagagaagacagatttATGAATCAGTTCTGTAGGAGGAGATAAGCAACGGTTAGCAAAATGAATCACTGGTGTGAAAAGACGGCAATTTAAAGCTGCTACATGTAGAATATATACATAATGTTCTCAAATAATTTTTAGGGGGGTTTCCTCTCGCACATGCCTGCAGCTAACTGAATATTACCATAATACATTTACACTGTTTCTCCTAATGGGAAGACCTCTGGACTTCATGCTTCTATCAGCTTACAAAGCTTACAAAGACAGGTTGCTGTTTTGCCTGAATCAAATAAGCCTCTggcagaaataaatatatattagtCTGAAAATGAGACTGTCAGAAGCAGTACAGTCTTACTAACAGTCTGGCCAAATTAATTGGACATGAGAAGTACAGTACAATAACCATGGAGACTTCGGAAACAGCAGTGATAGTATAAGGCTGACATTTTTTATGTTCTGATTAAATCTTCTGATTTTGAAATCTTATCAAAATTTGTGAGAAAGGGGCTTAAAAACGAGGAGTCTCAAACAGGAAGGATAAAGAATGACAGTGGGAATTAATATCCCCAGTCACATTGCCATTTATGTGCTTGGAAACTCACTTAGTTTTTTACAATTTTGTGGGTTGCCTTTCACTCCTGGATTATATATTGTGATGCAGTGTTAAATATTGTTCTTCTGATCTGTCTCAAGGGACagtaccttttttttaaaactatacTACCGCATTCACAATCTCAATCATAGCCACAGATCCAATAAAACTTCAGGATTCCAGACTCCAGCTCTGTTTTCCAAGCAAGTTCTCACTTGCTATGGATAATAAACAATGTTGCCTGACACCACTTTAACGTTAGCTGCTTGAGCTGAAACTATTCCAATCATAAGTGAAGATTTCAGGTGATAAAATGTGAGCAATCAGTGTAACCAAACCAGTACACTGAAAGTgtaaactaactaactaactattAATGTTTTCCATCAGTAGTAGCAATTAGCTTATGAATAGCAATTTTATGTCTAGACTAAATATAAGCCACTAAAATGTGTTCCCTGAAACCTCTACAAGAGAAACAGTAACTGCTTAAGTTAGAAATAATATactgagaaacagacagacattttGCATGGGGCTACTGGAAATTCATGGGGGGAGTCAAGTGGAGTTGTCCTAAAACACTGCCATTAAGGGACACAAGGGGTCACCAAATCATCAAATCACAAATTCCACTGGTAGCAGCTTTATGTTGGATGTTGAACACTGAGATCAATAAACAGGGATCAGAAACTCAattcttaaaatgttttttagatTTAAATCTACCATGACTAAATCACAAAATTAGATTCACTAATAACTCAGATGTATGTACAAAAATTGTCCTTGTAGAACTGAGTTTGAGATCAAACATGTCGATTGAGGAATGCTCAAGTTATGCAAtgcagcaatgtttttttttttgtttgtttgtttttcaggaagACATATTAAAGTCACATTAAGAGGTACATTTTGACAACAGGCAACATTTAGCAAAACATGATTGCTATAATTGGACTCCATGGTAATGGCAATCAAATTCGAGTTTGCATGGCAATGAAAACAGGCACATTTACTATAAATGGAAATATTTGCTAAAAGCCCACAGTCTAGGAGAGTTGAAGACTGATATAGAGCTTTGTAATTAGCAACAAGTGCTATTTTCTGAATGTGATTACATAAATGTATGAGTGGAAAACTAAAGCATTTCTAACCAAAACTAAACACTTTGGCAGAATTCCACTGTATTGCGCTGATAACAACCTTTTACTAAGACATTATGAAAACATACTTACAGCTGGAGGCTGGATGTATGGAGGGGTTGACATATCACCAAAAAGGTCAAGCTGCTCCACTGGCTAAATGTCAGAAAGGGACAGAAATGGATATAAACAACTATGACAGGCAGCTCGATTCAACCAGAGTCGAAGGAACTGACCCTCAGCAAGAAGAGATGGAAGTCACAAAtgaaacagagcagaaatgCATACCTGGGCAATTTTTGCTTCTTCGTCAACACTTAGCAGACTGTCACTtccattctaaaaaaaaaaaaaaaaaaaaaaaaagaatgcaaaaacagaaggtttttcatttttaaagagagaCCAAGGGGGCCAAGAAGGGCAGCATTACATACATTAGTCAACTGAAATGTTGACTTTGGGAAACAATCAGACCAAATCACCATACAAATGCTTACCTCAACTACTGTGCTGCCATTTTCACCCTGTAAACAGATGTAGGCACATAATTATCATTCCTCTTTTCCTAATTTATTGAAGGCATATTgtgcacaaaaagaaaacaaaaacatttaattattttagtgCAATGTCTTCAGGTGTGATTCTGTGTAATAGTACAGGGAGGCAGTGTTGAGGTGCAACCTGCTAAACTTTCCAACATTTAATATATGAAAATGGATCTCTGTTTTAAGTCAAATGAACAGAGGATTGTGTGCATTATTTACCTTCTGTGAAGCCTCTGCATCTTTCTTCCTCATGTTGAAGATGACCTGGAACAGATCTTTCAGATCGATGACAAGGGGCTCTGCCTGTAACGTgacaaaaatattgcacatattAAACCCTCGTAGTTTAgtccattcatttttattttccatagtACTTCCATAgtacatagtgtgtgtgtgtgtgcgtgtgcgtgtgtgtgtgtgtgtgtgtgtgtgtgtgtgtgtgttacctgttgGGCAGTCTTTATGGCAAAGAACTGATGCTGTCCTTCTGCTCCACACACATAACCAAATGCCCTGTTATCTGTTACATCTCTGGCAATGAAGGAGATCTTATTCACTGCATGTTCATGCTCAATCACCTGAAAAGGAGAGATTTTCATTAAgatgacaaacaaaataacttGCCTTGTGTAGAATGTCAATTCTTGTTTTATGCTGCCttcttggccaaaaaaaaaaaaagattttagttGCATTGGAATTTAACCCGGGCTATTAAAGgttgtgtaaaaatgtaaaatacccTGTGATGTTCTCCACTTAAAAAATCCACCTGGAATATAATCTAACTACACAGAGTGATTTTGGTCACAACAGAAGAAAACTGCAGAACTCACCCCTGATTTCTCATCAATGATCTTGATGCCTGACATGGAAATGTTGACCCAGatcctctgtttgtgtttacctTGGGATCGAGCAGCTACTGCCATGCCCTGAACAGCAGGAGATGACACACAATGAATGTACACCGTTCTACATAGAACAGCACATAGAATGAggggtgcagtgtgtgtgtgtgtgtgtgtgtgtgtgtgtgtgtgtgtgtgggtatgtgtggcTCTCACAATGATGGGACAACAGTGtcatgtgtctatgtgtgtgcatttgttacttgtttatttgttaaagtGCAATAACATCTGAGTATCATATCATAGAATCTTATTTATGTGAacataaaaaagacaacaatatcataatatttttcATGCAGCTCCTTGATCACAGGGCACTGGCCCAGGTCTCACGCAGCACCTTAAGTTTCATCATGGAGTCCTGGCTCATCTTGTCTCCTCTGGCCTCTGGAACATCATCAATGCCGATCAGCTTGGCCTTGTACCTCACACCATCCCCTTGAAATCTGCCCAGCAGATACTCATCTGTTTTCTCTGGCACTTTAAAAAGGGACAGAAGGATGTTACAATATAGTACTTATAGCACTGTATGTCTGTTTTTACCTTATTACTATCATATTTGAGAATATACCATGATTTCGACTGGACTCTATTAAGACTGAGTGCCATTTGGTGTGATGCAATTAGCCAGGGATAgggaaaaatacatcaaaatttGGATACAAAATACCCCAAATGTtaacatgtcaaaataaaatagagcATTTTGGATTCTGAAAATATAGTAAAATACATGTGATCTGTGGTTTAACCTTGTTTGCATATATTTGAATATTCCTGCACACCTAATTAAATTAGTTACTTGTTAGAAACCAAGCCCTTTATCAGTGAGTGTAGGCTTCTGATAGTGGAATAGATCAAACAGGTCATTGTGTTAGCCAGTCCCAATGACTGCTATGACAACTTCAGCCTTATTATGGGATAAATGTAGCCAGTGCCTGAACATGGATCAAATAACGCTGTAATCATTCTTGTtcattttaaccattttaatgaaatgcagCACAGACTGACCCAGAGGTAGACAACCATGCACCATAGtgagccaagaggctgcaggttttcattccagccaaaaactccaccaggtgatttcactgcttagtccctcctctctgcatgaaggtgaggtaatcaatgaaatcagctggtggagttttgggttggaatgagaacctgcagcctctcggctcacTATGGTGCATGGTTGCCTACCCCAGGACTAACCAATAAAAGTAACCACAATAATCATGGAAGCAAcacatttgttgtgtttttgccagcaaatgagcatgaaaaaaataagctTGCAAGTTAATTCATGACACACTGAACTCACAAACCTCATCAACAAGGTTCAGTGTCTCATCAGCCACATGtttgtaaaacatgtaaaactatCTGAACCCTATTTAAAATGTCTGGTGCAAACAATTATATTTCCCTCAACCCCTACTGAGGGAaatatgattcatgattcattGTTTGGTtcatatctctttttttaacataaattaACTAAGTAAAGacagaaagaacgaaagaaagaaaaccctTCTTCTTTCTAAAGACTAGTTAGGAAAAATCAGTGTTGGGTGGGTCAGTTCAGATCTTGACTTGGGAGCCACAGTTTGGGTGGATATATCTACTGACATTGTGGGGGGAATGGGTAGTAAAAGTACTTTCAGTATGCAGACATTATAAAATCACAGAATTCTTAGgtattttgatataaagtcCATTCCACTAAACTACACAATCAAATACAAATTACAgcacagaattttatttttccatcccTGTGTATTACTtacctttcttcttctctttcctgAATGTGGTCTTGGATGTGGCTATTGCAGGGGAGGTGGGCGGGCTTGCAGAGGTCGAGGCTGCAGGAGGGGATGGGGCGCTGGGATCAGCAGCAACAGGTGTGCTGTTCTCCACCTCTGTAGACATGGTGCGGGGTGAGCCTCGCAGGACAAGCAGACAGGTAAACCAGACAGCAGCTCCGTGTTCCTGGGCAGGGAGGTCAACTGAGCAGAGGGGTCTCAGTATTCACACATGCTCTCCTGGTGATCTGCCTACAGGACAGAGTTAGTGAGGGGACACAGTTAACATGTTGTTAtcaaaagaaggagaaaagggaAGGAACAAAAAtgttagtgtatgtttttgcttttctggAGAGGACTGAGTGCTGCTACTTCAGCCCTCGACAGGGTGCTTGAATGATCAGCTGAATATAGAAAATAATTTGGCAACACTACTGGCAGGAAGTATCTGACACGTTTCAACACACAGCCCTTTTCATATCAAGAAGGCTGTACGTTGAATCATCTTGatcaaataaagtttatatcaGTCTACTACTGTTGCTAAATTATTTACTACAatttttgttttagaaaaatGAGGAAAGGATATTTGACCTTCAAGACTACATTAAAATACTTTGTCAATGTACTTTCTGCCTGTACCATATTCTGTAGGATACAGAATGATTGGAGAATGATTTTTTGCACATTATAAGTAATCATTTCCCTCTAATGATCTGCAGGGAAGATTTATAACCACAGCCATTCCCTTTAGagcaacaagaacaacaatCCAGACAACCCATAAAACATAATGTCCTCATAATGACAGAGAAACATTTACACCCCATCTTCACACTTGCCATGCCAACTGTGCAGCCTTGTAAAGGAGGCAAGAAAATGATCCTAAAGATAAAGAAGGTCCTTTGCACAGTCACCTATGCACAAATCTGAGAATGCTTTTGTCATTGAACTCTGTGTAGTCGGCACGGTTGCACAGTTGAGGGTACCACTATAGCTGTATAGGTAACTAACAGTCAGGAAAACATTAACTGCATTCCTCATATTATGCTGTGATGTCAGTCATGTGATCCATGCAGCCTGAAGTACCTATCACAGAGCTGCTGATTGTGGTTCACTTGCAAACTGGCAACAAACCTGTCACTGCTACCATCTTCGTATCAACATTAACATCTCCATCAATTGCACTGTATATGATTCATATGCAGGTCTGCAAATAATGTGCTGAAGATAAGAGGCAATTGCATTAGAGAGGCAATGTAAAACTGCAAAAGCAAGATAATTTCATCATATGGACAATCCAAGCACCTGTGATTCACCTTCATCTCCTCATCTAGCTGGAGGTGAAGCACTTTTGGTGTATTTGAGAACACCCaggtcattcattttttattcaacCACTGATTAACCACAGTTTTGACTGTCACCCCGAGCTCTGTCTTAGGTAAGACTGCCATCTGAACagtggaaacaacaacaaaatattaaaaaactgAGACCTAATCTGCACTCCTATGTGCAGACGGCTGCTGCTCAACCACCATGGAACAACACCGACAGAAAAATTGAGTCATTTATGTACCCTCCTCGTGAGACATACCTTTGGGACCAGTTCCAGAGGCTACACTGGTTGAACTGCTTGTAAGAAGAGGTTGTAATTACCGTAGAGCAGACCAAAGGTTGAATGTGGGCAAAGGTTGAGCAATTAAATGAAGTTAATCTTACGCTAGCCAGGGAAGAGATCCCGTGATGCCCAGCTAATCAACTACAAATGCAAATTAAGAGTCTTCTCAGTGATCATCAACAGTCTAATTTGCCCAGTGTGTAAACACCTACTTCACACTTGATTTATGATAACTGGGAAccagggtaacattagcagcAGCACATGAAATAATGCAAATTGACTGCTTTCAACTAGAGAACAGAgagaatatatttttaaaaaaaaagatgattcaCTTAAGTGTTGCTCTTTTATGATAGTTTCCTCAGGCAGGTCATTTGTTAGATCCGTGAAGGAAAACAGTAGCGAAAAGATGAGGTAACACAGATAAGATCTATAAGGTCAGTGAGTGCACTAAAACTTTGTGCCAACATTTCCACGTCTACAAATCAAAGCTAGCAATCACTAAGAGACACTGACACGGGGCCTATGGAGACAGTGCAAATGAATATCGgtgcaaaaacaataaaatatttattatccAGCTGCAGTTAGTTTTCCAACAGCACAGCAGGTTTTCAAGGTAGTAGTACAGTCATATCCTGAAATACTTAAAGTGTCACATTATCTCCCCTGCCATTTCCTCTCAAATAATCTGCCACGTTTGGAGCGTAATAGGCGGTTATCACAAAACAATTTTAGATAAGACAATGCAATAAGCAAGGGAGGTCCTAGTGTATTTGTTGTGatgtgatgaagctgcagagacTCAATGAAAATGCCTGCAGCCCTGTGCAGTTGTTGATGCTCAGTTCAGATGGGCCATGAAATCATCAGGGCTGTATGACACACATGATTTTTTAGTTGTCCAGTAACCACTGTGGTGTCAGAGTCCCAGTGTCTTGACCCCACTGAGAGACTGAGTGCCAGCAGCTGAAGAAGAGCTAATAAAAAAGGCTGAAATGTCAGCAGTTTATTGCACATTTCAGTTAAAGGATTACATTTTAATAACCAACTTGCTATTTGAAAAGGCCGTAACTCATAACCTGCAGAGGAAAGATGAGGCCTGGACAGGTCTGTATTAGATTACAGCTTTCTACAAGAGGTTAGGGTTTGTTTTGAGGCATTTTTATGCAGCAGCTTGATCAACTAAGGATCACAACACACGCTAAATTTCCCCAGAAGATATTGAGACATGCCCCTGAAAagaaatttatgaaaaaaaaaaaaaaaaatcgtcctCGTCAGCAGAATAAGTGCAGCGAGCAGACAGAAGTGTCACAATCCTGGGCTGTTGCTTTGTCAGGAAACGTAAGCTAGCCTTCTGCACATCTGGAGGAAATCAGGGAATGACTCAGTCTGCAAGTGAATGAGATGGTGAAATACCACAGGCCCACTGTGAACACGGAGGGCATGCAAACGCTCTTCATACAAAGGTTTTGCAAAATGGTTCTGCAATAAAAACCAGCCAGCTTTCTGTCTTTGCATAGGAGTGTGTTGCTGCCCAAAACTCACTGACACGGCGCGTCGCGTCAAAATGCACGGAATCTGAATAGGATTTATGGCTGTAAAGACCATCTTTaagagacacagaaaaactcCCTGAATGAGGAGAAAATCAGTTTATCTGGTCTGTTATCTACGCGACACAACTGCAACAAAAAACAGCCACGAAATGCCACAGAGGCGAAAACATACATTACAAAATAACAACTTTACGCAACTTCGCCCTACCTTTACGTGACGTGCCACAGCTGGAATTAACGGACAATCATTTGTCTGAAGTTTGTTTGAAAATCTGAAAAGCGGCGTTCACGGGGCTCGGCACAATAAGACATTTTATTCGCATGAGTGACAACAGTTTAGTCACAGCTTTAAATGAGTCCGTCGGTGGTCCTCTAGTTAAAATACAGATGCCAAATAATGTGGATGTGCCGCTACCTACCAGTTGAAAAGCGCCCGGATGTCGCTGCAGTCCTGAAATGGTTAGTTTTGTTCCGCGGCTGGCTACGCGTCTCCGGTGTGACTGCGAGTAAAATCAAACACAGCTTTGGGAAGCGAGCTGCAGTCAGATGTTTTCCGCTGGATTGGCCGCGATGCCGTGGACAGAAAAGGAGACGCTACTGTGAACTCCCAGCTCAGTTTAACCCTTGAGTGGCAGGTCTCAGGAGGGGACCCGCTCCAGGCTCACAGGCGATAGGCTGCTGGAGGAAGACGCTCTTCAGATGACTCatgacagagctgctgtgtatAGAGGTGAGTGTCACAAACACCACAGGCTACATAATGTCAAAAAGGAGAGATTTACACCACCGAATTGAACTGCCATACCCATATTCCATGCACTCAAATATTTTGTCCCACCTGtcttttttcagttcagttttcatttcattagtaaactgaaggaaaagaaaaatgccacTGACATGACAGAGGTAGTGATGGTAGAAGtagtattgtttatattttgtttatggaGAGGCCTACTTGTCATCATTCTCCAACACACTTTACCTAAAGATTCCCAGCAAAAGACTGGTCTGCTTTAAATGAATTTGCAACATTTTGTGTCCATTTTGCTCTTGTTGCCAGTTGATGCCATTACAACAATTTCAAGAACGGTGAAGCATGAGCAGCCACGGCCGCCATGACCGAACAAGGAGAAAAGAAATAGAGCAATCATGCAAAAGAAGGAAGCCCTGGGCCAAAAGTACCAGAGTGAATGTCCAATCATGAAAAGCactctgtgatttaaaaaagaaaaacaaaaaagaggaaaagagaagcgATGCAGATGTGGTTCTTCATGTGGACTAGTATGGAGAAGTACATTACTGTTTGTTATCTGctgtttcgtgtgtgtgtgtttgtgtgtatttagttTGGTTTTGTAAGAGTGCTGATAGATTTCTTAGTAGGTTACAAGCACTAATGTAGGTCAGCATACtgtaaacagctgttttttgttaatatagTCATCGTCAATTGATATATTATCTTTATGGCTCTTGACTGTGTTTGATATGCAGTGCTAAGGTAAGTAAATAGTTgacatgccattttttttttttttacaacatgtTGAATGTATTTATACAGTGTGGATAGATAACCCCAATACAAGCAGTGGTTATGTGTTTGACCGTGCCTgcctgttttgttgctgttctaATGACACTCTATTGACACACTATTTCCTTTAGTTccatatacataaaaaatagtCATAGTTAAAGCACTGttcatcctttttcttttttgtattgttgttgctTTTAGTATGCTTTCCGGTGTTTTGGCATGCTATAATTCTATATACTTATTCTTATGTGAGGGCTATGGCccctttgtttttcatattgtgatataaaaaaaaaattccaaggaGGAAGTAATTTCTATAGTCATGGAGACAGACCCCCCGGGATTGCTATAGAGAAAATTCACAACTCTATGACTGTGGGTGAACAGAAACACTCATCTTGCTCACATGTGTGCATATCCCCACCTTGCGCTTGACCTTGTGACCTGTACCCTTTAGCTGACTGTCCTTCTTTACAAACCTTTAACATGTAGTCCCCAAGGCACTCACGTCAGGACCCTCTGCATTCCTCATTGTtagaaaactttatttactgCCACTGTCTCTCATGCAACTCCTGTAGTGTTTTCGCTCCATCTTGGGATCCAGGACAAGGGCAGACTGTTAAATCTTGCTGTTTTGATGTGTGTCTGCTTCTCGCCTTGCATGCAAGCTTCattgaaagagaaaaaacaaaaccactaTCCAATACGGATTGTGTGATTTCAACCTAAATCAGACAGAAATCCAGGTACTGTGACAATAATATAATTTctcaaaatgacaataatgtcaatttgtcttta comes from Myripristis murdjan chromosome 12, fMyrMur1.1, whole genome shotgun sequence and encodes:
- the dab2 gene encoding disabled homolog 2 isoform X1; translated protein: MSTEVENSTPVAADPSAPSPPAASTSASPPTSPAIATSKTTFRKEKKKVPEKTDEYLLGRFQGDGVRYKAKLIGIDDVPEARGDKMSQDSMMKLKGMAVAARSQGKHKQRIWVNISMSGIKIIDEKSGVIEHEHAVNKISFIARDVTDNRAFGYVCGAEGQHQFFAIKTAQQAEPLVIDLKDLFQVIFNMRKKDAEASQKGENGSTVVENGSDSLLSVDEEAKIAQPVEQLDLFGDMSTPPYIQPPAESNDILLLDLSAEVDSNQNCIKGNPFDTSCAPNPWASPQTENPFSSTFGFFPTPDTDPFRDDPLSKSPTQSAPHNSQISLTTTNHSLESTVASISKTIMNGGLNGDSDHLSQQMNGLSNKTMTLTLSDSQWPLGGTMVQGNKNTLLEGSDFGSVLSTQNPFFDMTLKNAPPSNGITNDPQASVSRCKDSVVISPPPQSSKVGRGRRSAKSTSSDLFGADLFAAPTHTEASSAPSDLFNSTPANTAASSIAALGNLQLGPPATTSVAGTGMWGASTPAHSMFPMPGGMPQVTLPGSQPYPQPSAFGGLPISPTAWGQQVPAQFGATPVSPPQAWGQSSHPVSPGAPGWGQPSMSNPFQPGPFHQGPPRPPPRPPVKEAPKVENNAFTALDPLGDKEKKTGKDMFKDFQLAKPPAIPARKGEQGSNTAPAQSSSEEGAFDQYFSNKVGLPQEAADHDDFDINQISAAVNAPKPVAAPAAVPASTPNPSLLDAAFSSTPVTNSSAPASGQGLSQNKFDEAFGAPNPGAFGAPPLTMNTPVAQTSGSSDAFGDAFGNPFA
- the dab2 gene encoding disabled homolog 2 isoform X2, with the translated sequence MSTEVENSTPVAADPSAPSPPAASTSASPPTSPAIATSKTTFRKEKKKVPEKTDEYLLGRFQGDGVRYKAKLIGIDDVPEARGDKMSQDSMMKLKGMAVAARSQGKHKQRIWVNISMSGIKIIDEKSGVIEHEHAVNKISFIARDVTDNRAFGYVCGAEGQHQFFAIKTAQQAEPLVIDLKDLFQVIFNMRKKDAEASQKGENGSTVVENGSDSLLSVDEEAKIAQPVEQLDLFGDMSTPPYIQPPASTSSDLFGADLFAAPTHTEASSAPSDLFNSTPANTAASSIAALGNLQLGPPATTSVAGTGMWGASTPAHSMFPMPGGMPQVTLPGSQPYPQPSAFGGLPISPTAWGQQVPAQFGATPVSPPQAWGQSSHPVSPGAPGWGQPSMSNPFQPGPFHQGPPRPPPRPPVKEAPKVENNAFTALDPLGDKEKKTGKDMFKDFQLAKPPAIPARKGEQGSNTAPAQSSSEEGAFDQYFSNKVGLPQEAADHDDFDINQISAAVNAPKPVAAPAAVPASTPNPSLLDAAFSSTPVTNSSAPASGQGLSQNKFDEAFGAPNPGAFGAPPLTMNTPVAQTSGSSDAFGDAFGNPFA